Proteins from a single region of Candidatus Methylomirabilota bacterium:
- a CDS encoding GlsB/YeaQ/YmgE family stress response membrane protein, which translates to MNLVLFIVIGLIAGALAGRVVSGHGYGVLGDIVVGVIGAFLGGWIFSTFLGVAGGGVFMSLVTAFIGAIALLWLIRLVAPRLA; encoded by the coding sequence ATGAACCTTGTGCTGTTCATCGTGATCGGGCTGATCGCAGGAGCGCTGGCGGGACGGGTCGTCAGCGGCCATGGCTACGGCGTGCTCGGCGATATCGTCGTCGGAGTCATCGGTGCCTTCCTGGGGGGCTGGATCTTTTCCACGTTTCTGGGCGTTGCCGGCGGTGGTGTCTTCATGAGCCTGGTCACGGCGTTCATCGGGGCGATCGCCCTGCTCTGGCTGATCCGACTGGTCGCCCCGAGGCTCGCCTAG